A genomic stretch from Pseudomonas sp. MUP55 includes:
- a CDS encoding methyl-accepting chemotaxis protein: MQRDLRSMIEVVRSNAHGVNGVSERLSHGCHEVAGSSQQQSAAASTMAAAASEMTASIEEITRHAGQALDMANQAQTLAKDGGRIIHQVVSDMDGIARSAQQSAQVIRTLDKESEAIYSIIQVIKGIADQTNLLALNAAIEAARAGEQGRGFAVVADEVRSLAGRTSASTQEIASMVGRIQQNTREAVTSMEEGVAQVDKGMAVTADVERAIREILQATLSTTELVNDISRTISEQSLASNEIAHQVEMIAGMSESNSRVIAGTASTTDELSSLAGKLSQSVDRFKM, encoded by the coding sequence ATGCAACGTGACTTGCGCAGCATGATCGAAGTGGTGCGCAGCAATGCCCATGGCGTCAATGGCGTAAGCGAACGCTTGAGCCACGGCTGCCATGAAGTTGCAGGCAGCAGCCAGCAACAAAGCGCGGCCGCCAGCACCATGGCCGCCGCCGCGAGTGAAATGACCGCCAGCATCGAGGAAATTACCCGCCATGCCGGACAGGCGCTGGACATGGCCAACCAGGCGCAAACTCTGGCCAAAGACGGCGGCCGGATCATTCATCAAGTGGTCAGCGACATGGACGGCATCGCACGCTCGGCGCAGCAATCGGCCCAGGTGATTCGCACGCTGGACAAAGAGTCCGAGGCGATCTACAGCATCATCCAGGTGATCAAGGGTATCGCCGATCAAACCAACTTGCTGGCGCTGAACGCCGCGATCGAAGCCGCCCGCGCCGGTGAGCAGGGCCGTGGCTTTGCCGTGGTGGCCGATGAAGTGCGCAGCCTAGCCGGACGCACCAGCGCCTCGACCCAGGAAATCGCCAGCATGGTCGGGCGCATCCAGCAGAACACCCGCGAAGCGGTTACCAGCATGGAGGAGGGCGTTGCTCAAGTGGATAAGGGCATGGCCGTCACCGCCGACGTGGAACGCGCCATTCGCGAAATCCTCCAGGCCACGCTCAGTACCACCGAACTGGTGAATGACATTTCCCGCACCATCAGTGAACAAAGCCTGGCCAGCAACGAGATCGCCCATCAGGTGGAGATGATTGCGGGGATGTCGGAAAGCAATAGCCGGGTGATTGCGGGTACGGCGTCGACGACGGATGAATTGTCGAGCCTGGCGGGGAAGCTGTCGCAGTCGGTGGATCGGTTTAAAATGTAA
- a CDS encoding site-specific integrase, with protein MKLIQCRFSSGQRVPLLVQTGDAEPLPILVPFIYVQLKLRYRAYNTTAAHLRAIQAFYIYAKSRDLNIDDAILACHFESILALLDGYAIWLQSGRQADNLVARIGKAATAPFPQIDPRTRDQYLRLLKQYLSWCVTRYIPRARQNSTTLTNIEVVFADVADVIERRFESHIINLRPDRTRYRSLTDMQLQIVRTLIRPGAAENPFPERLQLRNWLMIELLLETGIRRGELLKLYTTDINQGSQHAYVSINDREHDPGDPRAEEPALKTHGRTVGISTQLYEVYERYIQSERRPLRHGKPMKLMYRYLFISDRGRPLSIRALSNVLDRLFLTIELARPGLLPTLSAHDFRHTFADRFLSFLIETRGYDLERATDELRRVCGWSETSTMPRRYASRYLAESANLHNAQRASAAWSRFDS; from the coding sequence ATGAAGCTGATTCAATGCCGTTTCTCTTCAGGTCAGCGTGTACCGCTGCTCGTGCAGACTGGAGATGCGGAGCCTTTGCCCATACTTGTCCCGTTCATCTACGTTCAACTCAAGCTAAGGTACCGCGCTTACAACACTACTGCGGCACATCTGCGCGCGATCCAGGCTTTCTACATCTATGCCAAAAGCCGTGACCTCAATATTGATGACGCCATCTTGGCCTGCCACTTCGAGTCGATTCTGGCTTTACTGGATGGTTACGCCATCTGGCTCCAAAGCGGCCGTCAAGCCGACAACCTGGTCGCCCGAATCGGCAAAGCTGCAACGGCACCTTTTCCTCAGATCGATCCGCGTACCCGTGACCAGTACCTGCGGTTGCTGAAGCAGTACCTGTCCTGGTGCGTGACTCGTTACATTCCGCGCGCCCGTCAGAACTCAACCACCCTGACTAACATCGAAGTTGTATTTGCCGATGTCGCCGACGTCATTGAACGGCGCTTTGAGAGCCATATCATCAATCTTCGTCCCGACCGCACTCGTTACCGCAGCCTGACAGATATGCAGCTTCAGATCGTTCGTACACTGATTCGCCCGGGTGCCGCGGAGAATCCGTTCCCGGAACGATTGCAGTTGCGCAATTGGCTAATGATTGAATTGCTACTGGAGACTGGTATCCGTCGCGGAGAGCTTCTGAAGCTCTACACCACGGATATTAACCAGGGTTCTCAGCATGCCTATGTCAGCATCAATGACCGCGAACATGATCCAGGCGACCCACGCGCTGAAGAGCCTGCACTGAAAACACATGGGCGGACCGTAGGCATCTCCACTCAGTTGTATGAGGTCTACGAGCGATATATCCAGAGCGAACGGCGCCCTCTGCGTCACGGCAAGCCGATGAAATTGATGTACCGCTATTTGTTCATCTCGGATCGAGGCCGTCCGCTGTCCATCCGCGCGTTGTCTAACGTTCTTGATCGGCTGTTTCTGACCATTGAACTGGCTCGTCCGGGATTGTTGCCTACACTTTCCGCGCATGACTTCCGCCACACCTTTGCCGACCGGTTTTTGTCTTTCTTGATCGAGACGCGTGGGTATGACCTCGAACGGGCCACGGACGAACTCCGACGAGTCTGCGGTTGGTCTGAGACTTCGACGATGCCACGCCGTTATGCAAGTCGTTATCTAGCCGAGTCGGCCAACCTCCACAATGCCCAGCGTGCCTCGGCAGCCTGGAGCCGATTTGACAGTTAA
- a CDS encoding tyrosine-type recombinase/integrase: MLKRIEREVSPTSWEEAQFNIVLHLGFELAPRSIQFHSLDIADFEFIESADHERYYTLWLPMAKKVGQRRPERRPRKVTSRLGEKISRHISEIQRQFGSDWGPLFVSPNGKRLSVNEIGIGLKHELREAGIDKPNQVTILLRHHLGQGLADQGTPADMIAELLGHNSTVAARAYVTATPNIARIKEKALGKSPAYQRIMRSILTGEVVQRRDTAAERAIRGVIDTQYIGDIGACALPVHTHCPYNPVYACYTCKKFHPFADGRHEQVKEALQREAQRFIDMAEQAGDLIHNRPLAQHQTTILAVSATIERCRQRTEGAADDAV, translated from the coding sequence TTGCTCAAACGGATTGAACGAGAGGTTTCACCTACCTCTTGGGAGGAGGCCCAGTTCAATATAGTACTTCACTTAGGTTTCGAACTCGCACCACGCTCGATTCAATTTCACTCGCTTGACATCGCGGATTTTGAGTTCATTGAAAGCGCTGATCATGAGAGGTACTACACCCTCTGGCTACCCATGGCCAAAAAGGTCGGCCAGCGCAGGCCTGAGCGACGGCCCCGCAAAGTCACCTCCCGACTGGGTGAAAAAATCTCACGCCACATCTCGGAAATTCAACGCCAATTTGGCAGCGACTGGGGACCATTATTTGTCAGTCCTAATGGAAAACGTCTGTCAGTTAACGAAATCGGTATAGGCCTTAAACATGAACTGCGTGAAGCAGGGATAGACAAGCCTAACCAGGTAACTATCTTGTTGCGCCATCACCTCGGGCAAGGTTTGGCTGACCAGGGAACTCCGGCAGACATGATTGCCGAACTGCTTGGCCATAACAGCACAGTAGCGGCGCGCGCTTACGTCACGGCAACTCCCAACATTGCCCGGATCAAAGAAAAAGCACTCGGCAAGAGTCCCGCCTATCAACGCATTATGCGCAGTATCTTGACCGGGGAAGTCGTGCAACGCCGCGATACCGCTGCCGAAAGAGCTATCCGTGGCGTGATCGACACACAGTACATCGGAGACATCGGTGCATGCGCCCTCCCAGTTCATACGCACTGCCCCTACAATCCCGTCTATGCCTGCTACACCTGCAAAAAATTTCACCCCTTTGCTGACGGCCGGCACGAGCAAGTGAAAGAGGCGCTGCAACGAGAAGCTCAGCGGTTCATTGACATGGCAGAACAAGCCGGAGACCTCATTCACAACCGGCCTCTCGCACAGCATCAAACAACCATCCTGGCAGTAAGCGCTACCATCGAGCGCTGCCGGCAGCGCACGGAGGGTGCCGCAGATGACGCCGTCTAG
- a CDS encoding helix-turn-helix domain-containing protein, which yields MELKQAFGTALKKLRSERKLSQEDFSDVSSRTYLSTLERGLKSPTIEKVDELASVMDVHPLTILVGCYLLQDNPITLDELFSRIRTELPSEMQ from the coding sequence ATGGAACTGAAACAGGCTTTTGGCACGGCCCTGAAAAAGCTGAGATCGGAGAGGAAGCTTTCCCAGGAAGATTTCTCCGACGTCAGTAGTCGTACCTATCTCAGCACCCTAGAGCGCGGTCTGAAGAGCCCTACGATCGAGAAGGTAGACGAGCTAGCATCTGTAATGGACGTTCATCCGCTGACCATCCTCGTAGGCTGTTATCTGCTTCAGGACAATCCGATCACCCTCGACGAACTGTTTTCCCGAATTCGAACGGAACTGCCAAGCGAGATGCAATGA
- a CDS encoding ATP-binding protein: MYQTLVGIKLLCDWLDTPSLYDWVKFEADDEKDAQGLDDIVAQRIDGRVDLIQVKFTVDVFDPSNALSWSWLTTRKGQRGRSLLEKWSSAFFRVGLARLGAVRLITNRRPDAAFTLHLADVKVRWESLPEGLRQELEPHLGGAESAALFFENFEFSHSFAGYESLGGTVSSALEGNHTDHLGWLTLLRRATEWSIHKNAPAPDGRITLEVLRSTISERQPRPLDQEFRVPAGYLPPDPQFAKEFIDEIQSGDWNERVLWGSPGQGKSTFLSYICEQLRALGMQVVRHHYFLDLQDSSDRFSLKSVARSMMSQLLSDFPADVAHLEDKPEQLRNWIEACGWACLEQGRRLVVVVDGLDHVWRENDEEIRPLNELFKQLLPAPQGITLILGTQRVSEDQLPRRMHSGLDPHAWVELPRMQMTSIIAWLRGQHEAGVFQLPPGDPTERQLALLSEAFMALSEGHPLVLTYMFMKVAHDRRVVSLATLQQVDFAPQGDARVYYQTLWQRLSWSVRDALHLLAEDRFIWPTGALEHCLELRDVNLEAEIGHLLATVDAGLQAFHGSLYVFIAQQPDHQRRVEMLRPKVEAWLDKLAPEYLRWAWLWLYESRRGDQHNLLSGTTRGWVLDALRRACEVGQIVRILKAAELVAFDAGYFEIAIRKRALKHRVENGLAYQLEDADALRECALQLTPDPYPALLLASQVNQSKLLALQQLATLYLSLDQVERASEVQERMRSKINDRLRAKTLKARDYEEAISRYLQVAAGTGRYEPDSVLKLLRRHRNSVELFERFLTNASRAEDLEGIMVFANLPMPARLRRVFEVQAVRVAGWAGAKLQDWQQFLGFRKHPLSACWSLLYQPKQARRIPQVSAHDALAIGSTSNDEDDFARYLHFLFFAAVAQGLAQKGAPTPSWLGVQTEKKWLSAILLSLGNAANATAAILARGEIPPASVVYRLVVSERPAHSDHEAWSDLRAVRRALVLITADIFLLTRTRSGAPHLPATEWGACKASGFFALEHWRSDFLMCNYRLLDAVTAHAYIAEQVQAARHTVGPFNEKATALADLCSWATAYGLRELAHELLERTYEYAIGYGWRKDPGLAVVLEVVGDIAKRDPAAAVQAVSRLAPIYDQIDVMTEDSGSRPCDLAALLWQLLPEVYVRCYRHFLSQGEWYYADHTFAVFAERVDLSAPESAVALSVALGEQTVQALQTRSRTTEGAVIPSQVRLWDRDLTTSLKAGETLNEQAQTHASLGGAPDLVQPDAPNFEHFPPARLGDFLAEVGKKVDYQLRSTLIQNWLMHWDGKGNVAEILRALEQLLQDGGSTSRGTELLDPAFHLALRLQGPKPAFVWLVRAHQYRYGWSERHYGYSESIRRLELVGKHYPKRWKEFLARSSLPAPNSYVQERAIPDAGIVRLLLEVNDLERAKSVFETMIDIVVEEFSAQPLEQPEWWQEPGA; this comes from the coding sequence ATGTACCAGACACTGGTGGGGATCAAGCTACTGTGTGACTGGCTTGATACACCTTCACTTTATGACTGGGTCAAATTCGAGGCAGATGACGAGAAAGATGCTCAAGGTCTAGATGACATCGTGGCTCAACGAATCGACGGCAGGGTAGACCTAATCCAGGTTAAATTCACTGTTGATGTCTTTGACCCCAGCAATGCGTTGTCATGGAGCTGGCTGACCACCCGCAAAGGGCAGCGCGGTAGGTCATTGCTGGAGAAGTGGTCGAGTGCGTTCTTTCGCGTTGGCTTGGCGCGGTTGGGAGCGGTCCGCCTGATCACGAATAGGCGACCGGACGCGGCATTTACGCTTCATCTGGCCGACGTAAAAGTACGTTGGGAATCGTTACCCGAGGGGCTTCGTCAAGAACTCGAACCTCATTTGGGGGGCGCCGAGAGCGCCGCACTGTTCTTTGAGAACTTCGAGTTCTCCCATAGCTTCGCCGGCTATGAATCGCTGGGCGGTACGGTGTCATCGGCATTAGAAGGAAATCACACGGACCATCTCGGCTGGCTGACCCTCTTACGCCGCGCCACTGAGTGGAGTATTCACAAAAATGCTCCCGCCCCTGACGGGCGCATCACCTTAGAAGTGTTGCGCAGTACTATCTCCGAGCGGCAACCTCGACCGTTGGACCAGGAGTTCCGGGTACCGGCAGGCTATCTGCCGCCTGACCCCCAGTTTGCAAAGGAATTTATCGACGAGATTCAGTCTGGCGACTGGAATGAACGGGTGCTATGGGGCTCTCCAGGGCAGGGCAAAAGCACCTTTTTAAGCTACATCTGCGAACAGCTTCGTGCCTTGGGCATGCAAGTCGTCCGCCATCACTACTTTCTCGATCTGCAAGATTCCTCTGATCGTTTTAGCTTGAAGAGTGTTGCCCGCTCGATGATGAGCCAGCTGTTGAGCGACTTCCCTGCAGACGTCGCTCATTTGGAGGATAAGCCCGAGCAGTTACGCAACTGGATAGAGGCGTGCGGTTGGGCTTGCTTAGAGCAAGGACGGCGGTTGGTCGTGGTGGTTGATGGGCTCGATCACGTTTGGCGCGAGAATGACGAAGAAATCCGGCCGCTGAATGAACTCTTCAAGCAGTTACTCCCCGCGCCACAGGGAATCACACTCATCCTAGGCACTCAGCGCGTGAGTGAGGACCAGTTGCCTCGGCGGATGCATAGTGGTCTTGATCCGCACGCGTGGGTAGAGCTGCCTCGCATGCAAATGACCTCGATCATTGCATGGCTCCGGGGGCAGCATGAGGCCGGCGTCTTTCAATTACCGCCCGGTGATCCGACAGAGCGACAGCTGGCACTTTTGTCCGAAGCGTTCATGGCACTAAGCGAAGGTCATCCGCTAGTGCTCACTTATATGTTCATGAAAGTGGCCCATGACCGACGCGTCGTCTCATTGGCAACATTACAACAAGTGGACTTTGCTCCGCAGGGCGATGCACGAGTTTACTACCAGACGCTGTGGCAACGGTTGTCTTGGTCTGTGCGCGACGCCCTACACCTACTAGCAGAGGATCGCTTCATCTGGCCTACCGGAGCACTTGAGCATTGTCTTGAGTTAAGGGACGTCAACCTGGAGGCGGAAATCGGCCATCTCTTGGCTACGGTCGACGCCGGTTTGCAGGCGTTTCATGGCAGTTTATACGTGTTCATTGCGCAACAGCCTGATCACCAGCGCCGTGTGGAGATGCTGCGGCCAAAAGTGGAGGCATGGCTTGACAAGCTTGCACCCGAGTATTTGCGTTGGGCTTGGTTGTGGTTGTACGAGTCTCGTCGGGGCGATCAACACAACCTGTTGAGCGGTACGACCAGGGGGTGGGTGCTGGATGCTCTCAGGCGTGCCTGTGAAGTCGGGCAGATCGTTCGTATCCTGAAAGCCGCGGAGCTGGTGGCTTTCGATGCGGGTTATTTCGAAATCGCGATCCGCAAGAGAGCTCTCAAACACCGGGTTGAAAACGGACTTGCTTATCAGTTGGAGGACGCTGACGCCTTGCGCGAATGCGCGCTGCAACTGACTCCAGATCCCTACCCAGCACTGCTCTTAGCCTCACAGGTCAATCAGTCCAAACTGCTTGCCCTGCAGCAGTTGGCCACCCTGTACCTGTCATTAGATCAGGTCGAGCGGGCTAGTGAAGTGCAGGAGCGGATGCGCAGCAAAATCAATGATCGGCTTCGTGCCAAAACTCTCAAAGCGCGAGACTACGAAGAGGCTATCAGTCGCTACCTGCAAGTAGCGGCAGGCACCGGGCGATATGAGCCGGACAGCGTCCTGAAGCTACTGCGACGGCATCGAAATTCGGTAGAGCTTTTTGAGCGGTTCCTGACCAACGCAAGCAGGGCTGAAGACCTGGAAGGCATCATGGTTTTCGCCAATCTTCCGATGCCTGCGCGCTTACGGCGGGTGTTCGAAGTCCAAGCGGTGCGGGTCGCCGGTTGGGCCGGAGCCAAATTGCAAGATTGGCAACAATTTCTGGGTTTTAGGAAGCATCCGCTTTCGGCATGTTGGTCCCTGTTGTACCAGCCCAAGCAAGCTCGGCGCATCCCTCAAGTAAGCGCTCATGACGCTTTAGCCATTGGCTCCACGAGCAACGATGAGGATGACTTCGCCCGCTATTTGCATTTCTTGTTCTTCGCAGCCGTGGCCCAGGGCCTAGCGCAAAAAGGAGCGCCGACCCCGTCCTGGCTAGGCGTCCAGACAGAAAAGAAATGGCTTTCTGCAATCCTGCTAAGTCTGGGCAACGCGGCCAATGCCACAGCAGCGATATTAGCCCGTGGTGAAATCCCACCCGCTTCGGTGGTATACCGACTCGTTGTCAGCGAGCGGCCCGCTCACAGCGATCATGAAGCTTGGAGCGACCTACGAGCTGTCCGTAGAGCGCTGGTTCTGATCACCGCAGACATTTTTTTGCTTACGCGAACACGGTCTGGAGCACCCCATCTACCGGCAACAGAATGGGGCGCTTGCAAGGCTTCTGGATTCTTCGCGCTAGAGCATTGGCGAAGTGATTTCCTCATGTGCAACTACCGCTTGCTCGATGCTGTAACTGCGCATGCCTACATCGCTGAGCAGGTCCAAGCGGCCAGACATACCGTTGGCCCCTTCAATGAAAAAGCTACGGCGCTCGCGGACTTGTGTAGTTGGGCTACCGCGTATGGACTGAGGGAGCTAGCTCATGAGTTGCTTGAGCGGACGTACGAGTATGCGATCGGCTATGGTTGGCGCAAGGACCCCGGCTTGGCGGTGGTACTGGAAGTGGTGGGTGACATTGCGAAGAGAGACCCTGCAGCAGCCGTTCAAGCAGTCAGCCGGCTAGCGCCCATTTACGACCAGATCGATGTCATGACGGAAGATTCTGGATCAAGGCCTTGTGATCTTGCCGCCTTGCTCTGGCAGTTGCTGCCTGAGGTTTACGTACGCTGCTACCGACACTTTCTGTCGCAGGGCGAATGGTATTACGCCGACCATACCTTTGCGGTTTTTGCCGAACGCGTCGACCTGAGCGCGCCGGAGAGCGCTGTTGCGCTCAGTGTTGCCTTGGGGGAGCAAACGGTTCAGGCGCTCCAGACTCGCTCGCGAACGACTGAAGGGGCGGTGATACCATCACAGGTCCGCTTATGGGATCGTGATCTTACTACTAGTTTGAAAGCTGGGGAGACATTGAACGAGCAGGCGCAGACCCATGCATCCCTCGGTGGTGCCCCAGATCTCGTTCAGCCAGATGCGCCCAATTTTGAACATTTCCCTCCCGCTCGACTCGGGGATTTTCTAGCAGAGGTTGGCAAGAAGGTAGATTACCAGCTGCGTTCAACGCTGATCCAAAATTGGCTCATGCACTGGGATGGGAAGGGTAATGTTGCCGAGATTCTTCGCGCACTTGAGCAACTGCTACAGGACGGGGGCTCAACCTCACGCGGGACCGAGCTACTTGATCCGGCTTTTCATCTGGCTTTACGTCTGCAAGGCCCGAAGCCGGCGTTTGTCTGGCTAGTCCGAGCACACCAGTACCGCTACGGTTGGTCGGAGCGGCACTACGGCTACTCAGAGTCGATCAGGCGCCTGGAGTTGGTTGGTAAGCACTACCCCAAGCGCTGGAAGGAATTTTTGGCGCGATCATCGCTGCCTGCTCCAAATTCTTATGTTCAGGAACGGGCCATTCCTGATGCGGGCATTGTGCGCCTGTTATTGGAGGTAAACGATTTAGAGCGAGCGAAGAGTGTTTTCGAAACCATGATTGACATTGTTGTTGAAGAGTTCAGTGCCCAGCCTCTAGAGCAGCCAGAATGGTGGCAGGAGCCAGGCGCATGA
- a CDS encoding AAA family ATPase gives MLEKIVCIDNIGVIKKGITKPIDLEKVSLIYADNARGKSTLSSILLACSTFDAQDLIDRKTIGALTSQKVHFRFRPGAGSPPFSTEFDGASWKGQQPNLHVFNQAFVDRNVYATAGVLPEQREALLNLALGDAAVAQRTKFDTESATVRDCTAKVAAAEGALQGYRGNLSVSQFTKLKPIKDVDAQIVETDRQLNEARASQQIMSRPAFKMVDIPAFNFEGLPSLLEGSFESISVNAEQTAKAHFAKHKGPATERWVAEGLQHLPEDECPFCGQETNELSLLKAYKLYFDGSYSEYQRRITALRQTVLQRLGDKKLGGWSAANEYNQGLRSVWAESLGVADIPVLDNVAAWQVLGQVEADLLAIVSQKEGDPLTALDSAPFLKVVERLNELAQIATDFNQQIVKLNDVIAEYKAKLAKPDISGLEASRSSLMLGKTRFDAPVVALVAELATAKTKLKSAEAARDTARTELDRLMGQTLKDFQISINNWLRKFAAPFEIQALAPTYRGGGLRSEYALKVRGATVIVGPGVGGDLSFHSALSEGDKRTLAFAFFLARLFADANRSDATVVLDDVFTSLDKHRRHNTVEAVLQMVCQCSQVIALGHDAHFLREVKRRVARKKLGKIEELSLHRDADDYSRLDDFDLDDYCSSEYYKHYQLVERFIDGDTTVSLLEVAKALRLLVEGHLHRCFPKKFTEGQTVGDMLGQVKGAVAPNPLALLHPLHAELVSFNEFAAAFHHDTSGGYTRVEINAAELLPFAKGALGFIQMRKFS, from the coding sequence ATGCTCGAGAAAATCGTCTGTATCGATAACATCGGTGTCATCAAAAAGGGGATCACAAAGCCTATAGATCTGGAAAAAGTCAGCCTTATTTACGCTGATAACGCCCGTGGAAAGTCGACACTGTCATCGATCCTGCTGGCGTGTTCTACCTTCGACGCTCAGGATCTGATCGACCGCAAAACAATTGGCGCACTGACCTCACAGAAAGTCCATTTCCGATTCCGTCCCGGGGCCGGATCACCTCCCTTCAGCACTGAATTCGATGGTGCCTCCTGGAAGGGGCAGCAACCGAACCTTCACGTGTTCAACCAGGCTTTCGTAGATCGCAATGTATACGCAACTGCTGGTGTTCTTCCCGAGCAACGGGAGGCGCTACTCAATCTGGCCCTTGGCGACGCGGCTGTAGCCCAACGGACGAAATTCGACACCGAGTCCGCGACAGTGCGGGACTGTACCGCGAAGGTCGCCGCCGCCGAGGGGGCATTGCAGGGGTATAGAGGTAATTTGTCGGTCAGCCAATTTACCAAGCTCAAGCCAATTAAAGATGTCGACGCCCAGATTGTTGAGACCGACAGGCAACTGAACGAAGCTCGGGCATCCCAACAGATAATGAGCCGTCCAGCTTTCAAGATGGTGGATATACCAGCGTTTAATTTCGAAGGTCTGCCCAGCCTTCTGGAAGGCTCCTTCGAGAGTATTTCAGTCAACGCAGAACAAACAGCAAAAGCCCATTTTGCCAAACACAAAGGGCCAGCAACCGAGCGATGGGTTGCCGAGGGGCTCCAGCACCTTCCAGAAGATGAATGTCCGTTTTGCGGCCAGGAAACGAATGAGCTGAGTTTGCTCAAGGCTTACAAATTGTACTTCGACGGCTCCTACTCCGAATACCAGCGCCGCATTACCGCGCTTCGTCAGACTGTGCTGCAGAGGCTGGGTGATAAGAAGCTTGGAGGGTGGAGTGCTGCCAACGAATATAATCAGGGCCTTCGAAGCGTGTGGGCCGAAAGCCTGGGAGTCGCCGATATTCCTGTTCTCGACAATGTGGCTGCTTGGCAAGTGCTCGGCCAGGTTGAGGCAGACTTGCTTGCAATAGTCAGTCAAAAGGAAGGCGATCCGCTAACTGCACTCGATTCCGCGCCGTTCCTGAAAGTGGTAGAGCGGTTGAATGAACTTGCCCAGATTGCAACTGACTTCAACCAGCAAATCGTCAAGCTCAATGATGTGATTGCTGAATACAAGGCGAAGCTGGCTAAACCCGATATTTCGGGACTTGAGGCATCTCGATCCTCGCTCATGCTCGGCAAGACAAGGTTTGATGCTCCGGTTGTAGCTCTCGTTGCAGAGCTGGCCACTGCAAAGACGAAGCTGAAATCCGCAGAGGCCGCAAGAGATACTGCTCGTACTGAGCTAGACAGGTTGATGGGGCAAACGCTGAAGGATTTTCAAATATCCATTAACAATTGGCTCCGTAAATTCGCGGCCCCTTTCGAGATCCAGGCCTTGGCCCCCACCTATAGAGGTGGGGGCTTGCGCTCTGAATATGCGCTGAAGGTGAGAGGCGCCACTGTCATCGTTGGCCCCGGCGTAGGAGGGGACTTGTCATTCCATTCGGCTTTGAGCGAAGGGGACAAAAGGACGTTGGCGTTTGCTTTCTTCCTTGCCCGACTGTTCGCCGACGCCAATCGATCCGATGCTACGGTAGTACTTGACGACGTTTTCACCAGCTTGGATAAGCATCGCCGTCATAACACGGTTGAGGCAGTGCTACAGATGGTCTGCCAATGCTCACAGGTCATCGCTTTGGGCCACGATGCCCACTTTCTACGTGAGGTCAAACGGCGTGTAGCGCGTAAAAAGCTTGGAAAGATAGAAGAGCTTTCCCTTCATCGGGATGCGGATGATTACAGTCGACTGGATGATTTCGATCTAGATGACTATTGCTCCTCGGAATACTACAAGCATTACCAACTCGTTGAGCGATTCATCGATGGAGATACTACCGTCAGCTTGCTCGAAGTGGCCAAAGCCTTGCGTTTACTGGTTGAGGGGCACCTGCATCGATGTTTTCCAAAAAAATTCACTGAAGGGCAGACGGTGGGCGACATGCTGGGCCAGGTCAAAGGGGCGGTCGCCCCAAATCCCCTGGCACTATTGCATCCGCTTCATGCTGAGCTGGTCAGCTTCAACGAGTTCGCTGCGGCATTTCATCATGACACCTCCGGGGGATACACCAGGGTAGAAATCAACGCTGCGGAGCTGCTGCCATTTGCCAAAGGCGCGCTGGGATTCATCCAGATGAGAAAATTCAGCTAA